One Tachysurus fulvidraco isolate hzauxx_2018 chromosome 2, HZAU_PFXX_2.0, whole genome shotgun sequence DNA segment encodes these proteins:
- the nucb2a gene encoding nucleobindin-2a isoform X2: protein MSWIEAVTVCLVLSSQMFSSQSVPINVDKTKVNVPEEQVQEMPQNDTGLHYDRYLREVIDFLEKDPHFREKLQNTGIEDIKQGKLAKELDFVSHHVRTKLDELKRQEVSRLRTLIKAKHDMEGGNGVAADHQALLKQFEYLNHMNPHTFEVEDLDKLIRSATKDLENYDKERHEEFKKYEMMKEHERREHLKTLSEENRKKEEEHYEEMKKKHADHPKINHPGSQNQLKEVWEEADGLDPEDFDPKTFFNLHGNFFYHLHSIVYQRFRNKPSTACRSLVPDSNGDGFFDEQELEALFTKELEKIYDPTNEEDDMVEMEEERLRMREHVMNEVDSNKDRLVSLDEFLMATKKKEFLEPDSWETLEQTQTYTDEEMREFEEHLIRQEQELIHKTDELQKQRDELERQQEQLNAQKKELQQAVEHMERLKTQNAPAEVQVEGNEVPESHNNQHQAPPENQSLAPGHQNVPAAQQDLSQSQPLAQDSHPNVIQDVPQVP from the exons GACACTGGACTGCATTATGACCGCTATCTCAGGGAAGTTATCGATTTCCTCGAAAAAGACCCACATTTTAGAGAAAAGCTGCAGAACACCGGCATCGAGGACATAAAG CAAGGAAAACTGGCTAAAGAGCTGGACTTTGTGAGCCACCACGTCAGGACCAAGCTCGACGAGTTAAAAAGGCAGGAAGTGAGTCGGCTGAGGACGCTGATCAAAGCCAAGCATGACATGGAAGGAGGGAACG GCGTGGCCGCGGACCATCAGGCTCTACTGAAGCAGTTTGAGTACCTGAACCACATGAACCCTCACACGTTTGAGGTGGAAGATCTGGACAAACTCATCAGATCA GCCACAAAGGATTTGGAGAACTACGACAAAGAACGTCACGAGGAGTTCAAGAAGTACGAAATGATGAAGGAGCACGAGCGGCGCGAGCACCTGAAGACCCTCAGCGAGGAGAACAGGAAGAAGGAAGAGGAGCATTACgaagagatgaagaagaagcacGCCGATCACCCGAAAATCAATCATCCT GGCAGTCAGAATCAGCTCAAAGAGGTGTGGGAGGAAGCGGACGGCCTCGACCCTGAAGATTTTGACCCCAAAACGTTCTTCAACCTGCacggtaattttttttatcatctgcATAGCATCGTTTATCAAAGATTCCGTAATAAACCCTCGACGGCGTGTCGCTCGCTCGTTCCAGATTCAAACGGAGACGGCTTCTTTGACGAGCAGGAATTAGAGGCGCTGTTCACTAAAGAG CTGGAGAAAATCTACGACCCAACGAACGAGGAAGACGACATGgtggagatggaggaggagCGCTTACGGATGAGGGAACACGTCATGAACGAG GTCGACTCCAACAAGGACCGTCTGGTTTCTTTAGACGAGTTCTTGATGGCGACGAAGAAAAAAGAGTTTCTGGAGCCGGACAGCTGGGAG ACTCTGGAGCAGACCCAGACTTACACCGACGAGGAGATGCGAGAGTTTGAGGAACATCTCATCAGACAGGAGCAGGAACTGATCCACAAAACAGACGAATTGCAGAAGCAACGAGACGAGCTGGAGAGACAGCAGGAGCAGCTCAACGCACAGAAAAAAGAACTCCAacaa GCTGTCGAGCACATGGAGCGTTTAAAAACCCAGAATGCTCCAGCGGAAGTTCAGG ttgAAGGAAACGAAGTCCCAGAATCCCATAACAACCAACACCAGGCTCCTCCTGAGAACCAGTCGCTCGCCCCGGGACACCAGAACGTTCCTGCAGCTCAGCAAGATTTGAGCCAAAGTCAGCCGCTTGCTCAGGATTCCCACCCCAACGTCATCCAGGACGTCCCACAAGTACCGTAG
- the nucb2a gene encoding nucleobindin-2a isoform X1 yields MSWIEAVTVCLVLSSQMFSSQSVPINVDKTKVNVPEEQVQEMPQNVDTGLHYDRYLREVIDFLEKDPHFREKLQNTGIEDIKQGKLAKELDFVSHHVRTKLDELKRQEVSRLRTLIKAKHDMEGGNGVAADHQALLKQFEYLNHMNPHTFEVEDLDKLIRSATKDLENYDKERHEEFKKYEMMKEHERREHLKTLSEENRKKEEEHYEEMKKKHADHPKINHPGSQNQLKEVWEEADGLDPEDFDPKTFFNLHGNFFYHLHSIVYQRFRNKPSTACRSLVPDSNGDGFFDEQELEALFTKELEKIYDPTNEEDDMVEMEEERLRMREHVMNEVDSNKDRLVSLDEFLMATKKKEFLEPDSWETLEQTQTYTDEEMREFEEHLIRQEQELIHKTDELQKQRDELERQQEQLNAQKKELQQAVEHMERLKTQNAPAEVQVEGNEVPESHNNQHQAPPENQSLAPGHQNVPAAQQDLSQSQPLAQDSHPNVIQDVPQVP; encoded by the exons GACACTGGACTGCATTATGACCGCTATCTCAGGGAAGTTATCGATTTCCTCGAAAAAGACCCACATTTTAGAGAAAAGCTGCAGAACACCGGCATCGAGGACATAAAG CAAGGAAAACTGGCTAAAGAGCTGGACTTTGTGAGCCACCACGTCAGGACCAAGCTCGACGAGTTAAAAAGGCAGGAAGTGAGTCGGCTGAGGACGCTGATCAAAGCCAAGCATGACATGGAAGGAGGGAACG GCGTGGCCGCGGACCATCAGGCTCTACTGAAGCAGTTTGAGTACCTGAACCACATGAACCCTCACACGTTTGAGGTGGAAGATCTGGACAAACTCATCAGATCA GCCACAAAGGATTTGGAGAACTACGACAAAGAACGTCACGAGGAGTTCAAGAAGTACGAAATGATGAAGGAGCACGAGCGGCGCGAGCACCTGAAGACCCTCAGCGAGGAGAACAGGAAGAAGGAAGAGGAGCATTACgaagagatgaagaagaagcacGCCGATCACCCGAAAATCAATCATCCT GGCAGTCAGAATCAGCTCAAAGAGGTGTGGGAGGAAGCGGACGGCCTCGACCCTGAAGATTTTGACCCCAAAACGTTCTTCAACCTGCacggtaattttttttatcatctgcATAGCATCGTTTATCAAAGATTCCGTAATAAACCCTCGACGGCGTGTCGCTCGCTCGTTCCAGATTCAAACGGAGACGGCTTCTTTGACGAGCAGGAATTAGAGGCGCTGTTCACTAAAGAG CTGGAGAAAATCTACGACCCAACGAACGAGGAAGACGACATGgtggagatggaggaggagCGCTTACGGATGAGGGAACACGTCATGAACGAG GTCGACTCCAACAAGGACCGTCTGGTTTCTTTAGACGAGTTCTTGATGGCGACGAAGAAAAAAGAGTTTCTGGAGCCGGACAGCTGGGAG ACTCTGGAGCAGACCCAGACTTACACCGACGAGGAGATGCGAGAGTTTGAGGAACATCTCATCAGACAGGAGCAGGAACTGATCCACAAAACAGACGAATTGCAGAAGCAACGAGACGAGCTGGAGAGACAGCAGGAGCAGCTCAACGCACAGAAAAAAGAACTCCAacaa GCTGTCGAGCACATGGAGCGTTTAAAAACCCAGAATGCTCCAGCGGAAGTTCAGG ttgAAGGAAACGAAGTCCCAGAATCCCATAACAACCAACACCAGGCTCCTCCTGAGAACCAGTCGCTCGCCCCGGGACACCAGAACGTTCCTGCAGCTCAGCAAGATTTGAGCCAAAGTCAGCCGCTTGCTCAGGATTCCCACCCCAACGTCATCCAGGACGTCCCACAAGTACCGTAG
- the nucb2a gene encoding nucleobindin-2a isoform X3, giving the protein MSWIEAVTVCLVLSSQMFSSQSVPINVDKTKVNVPEEQVQEMPQNVDTGLHYDRYLREVIDFLEKDPHFREKLQNTGIEDIKQGKLAKELDFVSHHVRTKLDELKRQEVSRLRTLIKAKHDMEGGNGVAADHQALLKQFEYLNHMNPHTFEVEDLDKLIRSATKDLENYDKERHEEFKKYEMMKEHERREHLKTLSEENRKKEEEHYEEMKKKHADHPKINHPGSQNQLKEVWEEADGLDPEDFDPKTFFNLHDSNGDGFFDEQELEALFTKELEKIYDPTNEEDDMVEMEEERLRMREHVMNEVDSNKDRLVSLDEFLMATKKKEFLEPDSWETLEQTQTYTDEEMREFEEHLIRQEQELIHKTDELQKQRDELERQQEQLNAQKKELQQAVEHMERLKTQNAPAEVQVEGNEVPESHNNQHQAPPENQSLAPGHQNVPAAQQDLSQSQPLAQDSHPNVIQDVPQVP; this is encoded by the exons GACACTGGACTGCATTATGACCGCTATCTCAGGGAAGTTATCGATTTCCTCGAAAAAGACCCACATTTTAGAGAAAAGCTGCAGAACACCGGCATCGAGGACATAAAG CAAGGAAAACTGGCTAAAGAGCTGGACTTTGTGAGCCACCACGTCAGGACCAAGCTCGACGAGTTAAAAAGGCAGGAAGTGAGTCGGCTGAGGACGCTGATCAAAGCCAAGCATGACATGGAAGGAGGGAACG GCGTGGCCGCGGACCATCAGGCTCTACTGAAGCAGTTTGAGTACCTGAACCACATGAACCCTCACACGTTTGAGGTGGAAGATCTGGACAAACTCATCAGATCA GCCACAAAGGATTTGGAGAACTACGACAAAGAACGTCACGAGGAGTTCAAGAAGTACGAAATGATGAAGGAGCACGAGCGGCGCGAGCACCTGAAGACCCTCAGCGAGGAGAACAGGAAGAAGGAAGAGGAGCATTACgaagagatgaagaagaagcacGCCGATCACCCGAAAATCAATCATCCT GGCAGTCAGAATCAGCTCAAAGAGGTGTGGGAGGAAGCGGACGGCCTCGACCCTGAAGATTTTGACCCCAAAACGTTCTTCAACCTGCacg ATTCAAACGGAGACGGCTTCTTTGACGAGCAGGAATTAGAGGCGCTGTTCACTAAAGAG CTGGAGAAAATCTACGACCCAACGAACGAGGAAGACGACATGgtggagatggaggaggagCGCTTACGGATGAGGGAACACGTCATGAACGAG GTCGACTCCAACAAGGACCGTCTGGTTTCTTTAGACGAGTTCTTGATGGCGACGAAGAAAAAAGAGTTTCTGGAGCCGGACAGCTGGGAG ACTCTGGAGCAGACCCAGACTTACACCGACGAGGAGATGCGAGAGTTTGAGGAACATCTCATCAGACAGGAGCAGGAACTGATCCACAAAACAGACGAATTGCAGAAGCAACGAGACGAGCTGGAGAGACAGCAGGAGCAGCTCAACGCACAGAAAAAAGAACTCCAacaa GCTGTCGAGCACATGGAGCGTTTAAAAACCCAGAATGCTCCAGCGGAAGTTCAGG ttgAAGGAAACGAAGTCCCAGAATCCCATAACAACCAACACCAGGCTCCTCCTGAGAACCAGTCGCTCGCCCCGGGACACCAGAACGTTCCTGCAGCTCAGCAAGATTTGAGCCAAAGTCAGCCGCTTGCTCAGGATTCCCACCCCAACGTCATCCAGGACGTCCCACAAGTACCGTAG
- the caprin1a gene encoding caprin-1a isoform X1, which produces MPSATTGDYALQSSSPELGSAPVSAPTEALKQVLSIIEKKVRNMEKRKSKLDDYKTRKDNGERLNQDQLDALAKAQEVAHNLDFARELLKSFSTLNVEIQKAVKKTARREQLKREEAEQRRLKAVLEVQYVLDQLGEESVRQELRQERGNDGPLLTEAELTGLDDFYKLVGPERDPNIRLTDQFEEASVHFWELLEGRDKAVAGTTYKALKETLDKILLSSYFDQTQTHQNGVCEEEEEEEEEEQQPQPPQPQQQQPAPVEPAECEEQPAEPELLVTQEFTEPIEVEATEFVNRKFIPEAAYNTSTEKEQGGDWAVSSEIVSSLQQQQPPQPQQPPSSMSPALVSSEVHSLAPVISPSSTDPLVRKQAVQDLMAQMQGTYNFMQDSMLEFDGQSLDPAIVSAQPMKTAQMVCAPAHTESRLPQHSTVPVHPEPTQVPMVPPPAEAYASTPPLYQPPHSTDPRPQPDAIDPLQVSMPLSSEQPPAPSSQPQAFQSVSKPLHSGINVNAAPFQSMQAVFNLNAPVPPSNEMESQKMSSPYQSTYSQSFSSQPTHTVEHQELQQEPLQSVVGAFHTQDQGIPSSGGHQSMSQQPSGQGAGFGRQPQSFYSSRAVPRGGPRNARGAMNGYRGPSNGFRGGYDGYRAPFPNTPNTGYGQTQFSTPRDYSSSTYQREGYQQSFKRGAAQGARGSSRGRGGPYKPSRGMSGVTAVQTC; this is translated from the exons ATGCCATCTGCAACAACTGGTGACTATGCTCTTCAGTCCTCCAGTCCAGAGCTGGGCTCTGCTCCTGTCTCGGCTCCTACTGAGGCCCTGAAGCAAGTGCTGAGCATCATCGAGAAGAAGGTCCGCAACATGGAGAAGAGAAAG tccAAGCTGGATGACTACAAGACACGGAAGGACAATGGGGAGAGGCTCAATCAGGATCAGCTG gaCGCCTTGGCTAAAGCTCAGGAGGTGGCACACAACTTGGACTTTGCCCGGGAGCTGCTTAAGAGCTTCTCTACTTTAAACGTTGAG ATCCAGAAGGCGGTGAAGAAGACGGCACGGCGGGAGCAGCTAAAGCGCGAGGAGGCAGAGCAGCGGCGCCTGAAGGCTGTGCTGGAGGTGCAGTATGTTCTGGACCAGCTCGGGGAGGAGAGCGTGAGGCAGGAGCTGAGGCAGGAACGAGGGAACGACGGGCCTCTGCTGACCGAGGCCGAGCTCACGGGACTCGACGACTTCTACAAGCTGGTCGGCCCTGAGAGGGACCCAAATATCAG GCTGACGGATCAGTTCGAGGAGGCGTCTGTGCATTTCTGGGAGCTGTTGGAAGGAAGAGACAAAGCTGTGGCAGGAACCACAT ACAAGGCCCTCAAAGAGACTCTGGACAAGATCCTGCTCAGCAGCTACTTCGACCAGACGCAAACGCACCAGAacggagtgtgtgaggaagaggaagaggaggaggaggaggaacagcAGCCGCAGCCACCACAGCCGCAGCAGCAGCAACCTGCTCCTGTAGAGCCGGCGGAGTGTGAGGAGCAGCCAGCAGAGCCAG AGCTGCTGGTCACTCAAGAATTCACAGAGCCCATTGAAGTGGAAGCAACAGAG tttgtaAACCGAAAGTTCATTCCAGAAGCCGCTTATAACACCAGTACTGAAAAAGAGCAGGGAGGGGATTGGGCTGTGAGCTCTGAG ATCGTAAGCTCcctccagcagcagcagcctccTCAGCCTCAGCAGCCTCCTTCATCGATGAGCCCGGCTCTTGTGAGTTCGGAGGTCCACTCGCTCGCCCCCGTGATCTCTCCATCCTCGACTGACCCGCTGGTCAGGAAGCAGGCTGTGCAGGACCTCATGGCACAGATGCAGGGCACCTACAACTTCATGCAG GACTCCATGCTGGAATTTGACGGACAGTCTCTGGATCCCGCCATCGTATCTGCTCAGCCTATGAAGACCGCACAGATGGTCTGCGCTCCAG CTCACACAGAATCCCGACTCCCTCAACACAGCACGGTCCCTGTGCATCCAGAACCCACACAA GTTCCCATGGTGCCCCCTCCCGCTGAAGCATACGCCTCTACGCCGCCGCTCTACCAGCCCCCTCACAGCACAGACCCTCGGCCTCAGCCCGACGCTATCGATCCCCTACAG GTGTCCATGCCCCTGTCGTCCGAGCAGCCCCCTGCCCCGTCGTCCCAGCCCCAGGCGTTTCAGTCCGTCTCCAAACCCCTGCACAGTGGAATCAATGTTAACGCTGCACCATTCCAGTCCATGCAAGCG GTGTTCAACCTGAACGCCCCGGTTCCTCCTTCGAACGAGATGGAGTCTCAGAAGATGTCGAGTCCGTATCAGAGCACTTACAGCCAGAGCTTCAGCAGCCAGcccacacacactgtggagCATCAGGAGCTTCAGCAGGAACCTCTCCAGTCAG TTGTCGGAGCGTTCCACACTCAAGACCAAGGAATACCTTCCTCTGGGGGCCACCAGTCCATGAGTCAACAGCCGTCGGGTCAGGGCGCGGGGTTCGGACGTCAGCCTCAGTCGTTCTACAGCAGCCGAGCCGTGCCACGTGGAGGACCCCGGAACGCCAGAGGGGCCATGAACGGATACCGCGGACCATCCAACGGTTTCAGAG gtggATATGATGGCTATCGTGCTCCTTTTCCCAACACTCCCAACACCGGTTATGGACAGACCCAGTTCAGCACTCCACGGGATTACTCGAGCAGCACCTACCAACGG GAAGGATATCAGCAGAGCTTCAAGAGAGGCGCTGCCCAGGGAGCTCGAGGTAGCTCTCGAG gacGAGGCGGACCGTACAAACCGAGCCGAGGGATGAGCGGCGTGACTGCAGTGCAGACTTGTTAA
- the caprin1a gene encoding caprin-1a isoform X2, whose protein sequence is MPSATTGDYALQSSSPELGSAPVSAPTEALKQVLSIIEKKVRNMEKRKSKLDDYKTRKDNGERLNQDQLDALAKAQEVAHNLDFARELLKSFSTLNVEIQKAVKKTARREQLKREEAEQRRLKAVLEVQYVLDQLGEESVRQELRQERGNDGPLLTEAELTGLDDFYKLVGPERDPNIRLTDQFEEASVHFWELLEGRDKAVAGTTYKALKETLDKILLSSYFDQTQTHQNGVCEEEEEEEEEEQQPQPPQPQQQQPAPVEPAECEEQPAEPELLVTQEFTEPIEVEATEIVSSLQQQQPPQPQQPPSSMSPALVSSEVHSLAPVISPSSTDPLVRKQAVQDLMAQMQGTYNFMQDSMLEFDGQSLDPAIVSAQPMKTAQMVCAPAHTESRLPQHSTVPVHPEPTQVPMVPPPAEAYASTPPLYQPPHSTDPRPQPDAIDPLQVSMPLSSEQPPAPSSQPQAFQSVSKPLHSGINVNAAPFQSMQAVFNLNAPVPPSNEMESQKMSSPYQSTYSQSFSSQPTHTVEHQELQQEPLQSVVGAFHTQDQGIPSSGGHQSMSQQPSGQGAGFGRQPQSFYSSRAVPRGGPRNARGAMNGYRGPSNGFRGGYDGYRAPFPNTPNTGYGQTQFSTPRDYSSSTYQREGYQQSFKRGAAQGARGSSRGRGGPYKPSRGMSGVTAVQTC, encoded by the exons ATGCCATCTGCAACAACTGGTGACTATGCTCTTCAGTCCTCCAGTCCAGAGCTGGGCTCTGCTCCTGTCTCGGCTCCTACTGAGGCCCTGAAGCAAGTGCTGAGCATCATCGAGAAGAAGGTCCGCAACATGGAGAAGAGAAAG tccAAGCTGGATGACTACAAGACACGGAAGGACAATGGGGAGAGGCTCAATCAGGATCAGCTG gaCGCCTTGGCTAAAGCTCAGGAGGTGGCACACAACTTGGACTTTGCCCGGGAGCTGCTTAAGAGCTTCTCTACTTTAAACGTTGAG ATCCAGAAGGCGGTGAAGAAGACGGCACGGCGGGAGCAGCTAAAGCGCGAGGAGGCAGAGCAGCGGCGCCTGAAGGCTGTGCTGGAGGTGCAGTATGTTCTGGACCAGCTCGGGGAGGAGAGCGTGAGGCAGGAGCTGAGGCAGGAACGAGGGAACGACGGGCCTCTGCTGACCGAGGCCGAGCTCACGGGACTCGACGACTTCTACAAGCTGGTCGGCCCTGAGAGGGACCCAAATATCAG GCTGACGGATCAGTTCGAGGAGGCGTCTGTGCATTTCTGGGAGCTGTTGGAAGGAAGAGACAAAGCTGTGGCAGGAACCACAT ACAAGGCCCTCAAAGAGACTCTGGACAAGATCCTGCTCAGCAGCTACTTCGACCAGACGCAAACGCACCAGAacggagtgtgtgaggaagaggaagaggaggaggaggaggaacagcAGCCGCAGCCACCACAGCCGCAGCAGCAGCAACCTGCTCCTGTAGAGCCGGCGGAGTGTGAGGAGCAGCCAGCAGAGCCAG AGCTGCTGGTCACTCAAGAATTCACAGAGCCCATTGAAGTGGAAGCAACAGAG ATCGTAAGCTCcctccagcagcagcagcctccTCAGCCTCAGCAGCCTCCTTCATCGATGAGCCCGGCTCTTGTGAGTTCGGAGGTCCACTCGCTCGCCCCCGTGATCTCTCCATCCTCGACTGACCCGCTGGTCAGGAAGCAGGCTGTGCAGGACCTCATGGCACAGATGCAGGGCACCTACAACTTCATGCAG GACTCCATGCTGGAATTTGACGGACAGTCTCTGGATCCCGCCATCGTATCTGCTCAGCCTATGAAGACCGCACAGATGGTCTGCGCTCCAG CTCACACAGAATCCCGACTCCCTCAACACAGCACGGTCCCTGTGCATCCAGAACCCACACAA GTTCCCATGGTGCCCCCTCCCGCTGAAGCATACGCCTCTACGCCGCCGCTCTACCAGCCCCCTCACAGCACAGACCCTCGGCCTCAGCCCGACGCTATCGATCCCCTACAG GTGTCCATGCCCCTGTCGTCCGAGCAGCCCCCTGCCCCGTCGTCCCAGCCCCAGGCGTTTCAGTCCGTCTCCAAACCCCTGCACAGTGGAATCAATGTTAACGCTGCACCATTCCAGTCCATGCAAGCG GTGTTCAACCTGAACGCCCCGGTTCCTCCTTCGAACGAGATGGAGTCTCAGAAGATGTCGAGTCCGTATCAGAGCACTTACAGCCAGAGCTTCAGCAGCCAGcccacacacactgtggagCATCAGGAGCTTCAGCAGGAACCTCTCCAGTCAG TTGTCGGAGCGTTCCACACTCAAGACCAAGGAATACCTTCCTCTGGGGGCCACCAGTCCATGAGTCAACAGCCGTCGGGTCAGGGCGCGGGGTTCGGACGTCAGCCTCAGTCGTTCTACAGCAGCCGAGCCGTGCCACGTGGAGGACCCCGGAACGCCAGAGGGGCCATGAACGGATACCGCGGACCATCCAACGGTTTCAGAG gtggATATGATGGCTATCGTGCTCCTTTTCCCAACACTCCCAACACCGGTTATGGACAGACCCAGTTCAGCACTCCACGGGATTACTCGAGCAGCACCTACCAACGG GAAGGATATCAGCAGAGCTTCAAGAGAGGCGCTGCCCAGGGAGCTCGAGGTAGCTCTCGAG gacGAGGCGGACCGTACAAACCGAGCCGAGGGATGAGCGGCGTGACTGCAGTGCAGACTTGTTAA